The nucleotide window AGTATATTAAGTGGTTAAAGATTGTAGTGTATTTTTATACTGTTATCTACAATTAACTAAGTTTCTAGAAGTACTGGTTTCTACATTTGTGtacagaatatatttttaataaagcaaaatatatatttgatattattaaagggAAATCAAAATCAGAACCAGAAGAGCCAACAAGTTCAATACGAAGAACAGCATCTTTAGATACAATATATTTACAAGGGCAATGGCCAAGGGAAGGTTATTATTACAGCCAGATGGGTACTCTTCAAATTGACAAAGCTGTACAGGTAATAATCTTATTTATACACATCAGTTGGCGGTTGCTTTTATTGACTtgtataatcaataaatattttgtcgaTTACTATTTAGatccatattattttttctattaaactcCCAGAATATTCACAATCTCTTCTCATTGTgtataaatagcacagttatcTCTCGCGggtttaaaaattgttttataaactagatggttttcaattgataatttatacattttagtGATTAATTAATATAGTTTTTGTAGTTTGAGTTTGTAGTGGTGGATGTTTCTGTTATATTAACTAGAGTCCAAGGTTACTTGGACAAACTTTGACTGAATAGCTTTAGTTTCTCATTTCTTTGGTCACTTTATACTTTGATGAGACTATTTTGCCAGTTCATGGATACAAGTCGAGAATTGTGATAAGAAGCAGTTATGGCTGTACCATTAgttaatattgtaattttggtTAGTTCTGTGATTTAAAGAGTAGAGGTGAATACATATAATATTGATACCAGCATCTTCCTTTCAATAATCAGTAGTTTACTTTGTGCTTTCGTTGCATTCTAATTGATATTGAGATTTGTGCTATATTTATCTGGGTATTgctattattttgaatattacttTGTGTTCTTTACAGACAGACGAATCGGATATGTTAGATTCGAGGATAGTAGCCTGTACATCTGAGACTGATGAAAAATCAGGACAAAAAAGGCCAAAAATATGGAATACCAAAGATTTAGGACAAGCTTCTCCTGGAGAAAATACCATAAATAGTAGCAGTCAAACTTTATCATGTAAGTATACAATTTTTGGACTgcagtaattatattttttctctggaattttttatataaatgttgtttggaatttgtgaaaaattaactATGGACTGATGTTTGTAGACTTCCTTActcattcaaaatataaatttgttattcaaaattttcagctTGTATTCTCTCTCCTACATTTCAACCAGTTAACTTACCATTACCAAAATCGTCCATCCGCAGTTCTGTGGAAGGTTTAAACCAAGAAATAGAGAGGCTAGTACTGAAAACAGATGGTGAAGCACACAGTAGTAGATCATATGATAGCGGTAGATTCTCAGAATCAATTCCTGAAGGACATAGGGCTCCAATAGCggatatattcaaatatgcgTCTAGATCAAGGTCAGTCGATACACAGACACctcaaaaatttggaaatagttCAAATTCTTCAAGTAAGTATCAATAATGGAAACATACAGTtaaaattatctattatttaattaattacaattGTTGTTTTAGGTGATAGCCAAGGTACAAGTCCCGatcaagaaacaaataaacttGGTTCATCACCACAAATAAATAGGTTTCTGGCTAGAGAACCACCTGATGGTTGTGAAAAAGTACGATCGAAATCAATGAATAATACTAAAATTGATCCAATCGAGCACGTCCCTCAAAAGTctactttcaaattaaaacccAGCTTAGGATCTGCTTTTCAggtgatatttttgtttctcatCTACCTTAAAAAATGACTCCTCAAAGTGGTAACAAGGTAaacatttattgttatttaaaaacacTTGGTTGAGGGGACATTTACTGTGGCTACATTTAAATATGACAAGCAGTCTGTGAAATTTAGTGTGATTCTCTCATCAGCAAACAGGAGGATTAAAGAAACATTGTTATGAGGTTAGATATATTACAGGCCAAAACCAGACAAACTAGTTTTGCCTAGGCCAAAATAGTTCTTCTAATACGCAATAGAATTAATTAATATAGCATAGACCAAACTAATTTGTCCTAAGCTCGATAAGATAAGCCAGTTTAGCCCATGTCAAACTAATTGATCCTGATTTAAATACACATACTCAAGAATAAACTAGTAAGGCCTAGTCTaaacattataatatatataaaaaattaaaataaatagataaactgAAGAAAATACTCTAATTGgagaaatgattatttttattaaaacaatgatGATTCGTCGTTATAAGCTACGGAAAATTGGTAATACAATCAATCGtactataacaaataataagtgttttttttaaataaaagcaataatcatagcttcatttttaaaattgttatttatttttacatggtGTACTTTGGTGGTACAtaattacctaacctaacctaatctcaTTGATAACACAATTTAATGAGAAGACCTTTTACTTTATAAAATTTCTCTTAGAAACTTTTCCCTCCATTGTTTTTGATCTGCTTGTCGACTTAGTGTAGGTTCATCCACATTGAAAAAGAATAATActttataatgtaatataatatgTAAACTGTTAATCTTAAACTGCAGTCATTAATTAAATACGTTGCACACGGCTATCAACTAGATGCAACATCCGTTTAAAACGACAAATCTAACTCTCGCATGTACAAGTCCTGACATGTTTGCTCAATTAATTTCGACTCTACTAAATTGGCCATACTAGTTTATTCTAGACTATGCATATTTATATCAGGATCAACTAGTTTGGCAGAGGCTAAACTGGTTTATCCTATTGGGCTTAGGACAAATTAGTTGGGACTAGGCTATACTAGTTAAATGAAGTTAACAGAAGAACGTAAAAAAATTTACGTAGAAAGTTTCTGTAAGATCCTTGCTCTTTGTTAATAAATGATTTAAGCCTGGCATATTACAAATTAATATCAGATCATTGATTTTGTAAGAAAGGATGCCTAGAATCGGTGAAGCTTAGTAGAGAAAGTTGGAGACCAAAGGTACCAATAAAGATAAGGGAATGGTGGCTGGATTTAAGGTATGGGATGTCACTATGCAAGATGTATTGGATGGTGTGGCTACTTCACAACGATATAGATGTGATTTGAGTTGTGTATGATAAATTTTCTCTAAGTTATGTTGAAGATAAGGACAATGGTCGTGACCATTCATTGAGAGGCAATAGTAAAAACAGTGCTGGAAAGAGTATGGAATGGCAACTAGAAACCACCGTTTTAGGAAGATTAGCTATCATGATGATGGAAAGAATAATTGGTTCTATTTTAAGCAAGCCTGATGAATATGCGATTGGAAAGGTCTTCTACTGGACATCTCAAAAGGTcctggttttaattttttcatttatggcAGTTATTACGGTTTATTcagatgtaaaaaataaatagtatgtGTATGTATATAGTGCTAATTACCAAAAATAGTTCCACAGATCCAAAACTTAATTATTTACCTTTTACAGATTTTACATCCCACTAAGAGCGAAAATGCTGAACAAGATTTACCAACAGTGCCCTCTCAAGAGTCTCAAAGCGACGAatagattttctaaaaatatgttttgacaATTCATTTTTAACGCAAATGAAgtgaaaatactttgaaaatattctgtcCATGGTACAcagagaaatatttcattttctaagtattttcttttatgtttaaaGATGGTATTTCTGAAATGTGTAGATAATATTTATCTGTTGATATTTCCAGgttgttttacaaaaattttcagttttaatcTGCTcttaattttcatgaaaaatatggTTAGAGTACAAAAGGTAACTCAAAAGTAAGACAATCTGGATCCAAGAGAAATGGCAacgtttatttttcttatttgggTAATAATTATCCACTGCCCTTTAATTGCAAACTTTTGACAACTCTCATAAAATTTCGACACAAGATGCTAAAGTAAATGTACAGTTCTTTTTTGCCACTGCATCTTCCACTGATCTGAGTATACAAAAATCTGGTTTGATAGAAAAATTGTGCTTCACCTCCACcttttcaaagtttatttgttttttcactttaGTATGTGCcagaaacaattttattcagaTTTTTTAAGCAATGCAAACCATATATTAggttaatattatatttttgtgtacACTAAATTTCCAGATGGAAAAAGGCATCAATATTATGTGCTGGTATATTTAATgattctgatttatttaaagtaCTATTTGCTGTAAGAACCTGCATAATTTATTCTAAGTACacattcattttaattatttcttaaatcatTTTGTCGGCATACTTAACCTTTTTAGAATAAAGGAAAAAGTTACAGGGTGGTTGTGGAAAATATACTACCCTTTATATAACATTGCCAAGTCTTTATTAGTAATACAAAATATGATTACAGCTCAGTAATATATGAAagcgtttttgaaaaaaaaaactatttatgtAGTTGACGACattccatataaattttttcaattgaattttagAGGAttgtttataagaaaaaaaattaaaataatgttaaattgAGGAATGAACTGTAATGAAAGCTGTGATTTTTTAGTATGAAGATATGAgagatttttctaatttttcatggatattttttattaaggcGTACCTACAATTACAAGTAATTCAGATGTTTATCGTTATTTTGTGAATATATCTTTTGAATTTTACATTCTATAGAAtgaatatatatgttttttttttctactgtattacttcaattttattttgtatatgttTAAACATATCTAATAAACAGACTGatgaaatatgttttatttcaaGTTAATCTCACCACAAGAAAAACATGACGATTTATGAGAGGTTCACAACTGCACACAATAACTACCAGTATAACGAACTTGTTTCATTCTCTGCTGTATTCTATCAAAACAAGGCAACAATTACATTGTTGTTGCCTGAGTCCTTATATTcgatttaatcaaaaatatttgaatttgaaccgTGAAAATATAGTTTCAAACTCACAGCTCTTCTATTTCCCATATTACCAGGTGAAATATACTTCCCAGAAACCAATAAAgcttaaatttgtattttttaaagtaaTCTTTCTCTGTGAATATTTTTGTCATTGCACATACTGTAGTTGGAAATAATCATATAGtttcttaaaataatagaagaaactATATTTTGAGGTAAATGTATTGTTACCACAAACAATCTATTGTTTGTCCGTTAGctcaaatatatattgaaatattcttatTGGTTCAAACGGTGTATCTTatgcaatttatttataaactaataattattagtaaacaCTTATTCAATtcttaacaaattaatttatttaaatacaccgCTTTGTTGACTTTTTTCTATCCTGATGTGTTCAATATGACATCAAATTATTACTAACTCCCTCCTGCTGTTGAAGTATTGCTTATTTATACGTTTAACGGCTCTCTAGATAATTCAGATTCTTCGATCTCTAGAATAtcttaaacaaataaaaagcttttataagaaattgtttctataaaaacaGACAACATAATTTGAACagcttataaaaacaatacaaagaatTACCGCTGTATAGGTACCCTGCGCATTCACCAAACTTTACATCGATTAACATTATCTCACAGGCTATGTCAGTGGACGAATTCGTCGCAATATCAAGTTGATACAAGCTacataaaagaaactaattttatgtTGGTCTGGTTTTGGTTAAGTAGGTTAGAGGACtaattaatttctaaatttcaGTTTATAGGTTCCTGGATGCATCTGCCAGCATGAATAAGAATCATGTTGGCAAAAATGTTGTAATATAAATCAAATCATTT belongs to Diorhabda carinulata isolate Delta chromosome X, icDioCari1.1, whole genome shotgun sequence and includes:
- the LOC130900837 gene encoding protein FAM117B-like; the encoded protein is MSGQNRLPKSSPNLVKQGPLKATIPISSVMKSTSNFMSGSSSSTVSSTCYWKNRASPDQSSGQRSPGSVGYKGKSKSEPEEPTSSIRRTASLDTIYLQGQWPREGYYYSQMGTLQIDKAVQTDESDMLDSRIVACTSETDEKSGQKRPKIWNTKDLGQASPGENTINSSSQTLSSCILSPTFQPVNLPLPKSSIRSSVEGLNQEIERLVLKTDGEAHSSRSYDSGRFSESIPEGHRAPIADIFKYASRSRSVDTQTPQKFGNSSNSSSDSQGTSPDQETNKLGSSPQINRFLAREPPDGCEKVRSKSMNNTKIDPIEHVPQKSTFKLKPSLGSAFQILHPTKSENAEQDLPTVPSQESQSDE